In a genomic window of Nitrospinota bacterium:
- a CDS encoding methyltransferase domain-containing protein, translating into METRRSLDLGCGRAKTPGFVGVDKFRDTQADVVADVDAPHLPFADSTFDEVAMTDSLEHVEDVAAAVTEIGRILKPGGELRVRVPHFSSLHAYSDFTHKHFFSMEGVKHLAGGYGQYGHYSVKGFRIKSIRLNLWGLWRVLGVEWLANRFPLAYEKLFAFSFPAMSMEFCLTIENK; encoded by the coding sequence ATGGAAACGCGGCGGTCGCTTGATTTAGGGTGCGGCAGGGCCAAAACACCCGGTTTTGTGGGTGTGGACAAGTTCCGGGACACGCAGGCGGACGTGGTGGCGGACGTGGACGCGCCGCACCTGCCGTTCGCGGACTCGACGTTTGACGAAGTGGCGATGACCGATTCGTTGGAGCACGTGGAAGACGTGGCGGCGGCTGTGACCGAAATTGGCAGGATTTTAAAACCGGGAGGGGAGTTGCGCGTGCGTGTCCCTCACTTCTCGTCACTGCACGCATACAGCGATTTCACCCACAAGCACTTCTTTTCCATGGAAGGGGTGAAGCATCTTGCGGGAGGGTATGGCCAATATGGCCACTATTCCGTGAAAGGCTTTAGAATCAAGAGTATAAGGCTGAATTTGTGGGGCCTGTGGCGTGTCCTCGGGGTGGAATGGCTTGCCAACCGTTTCCCTTTGGCGTACGAAAAGCTTTTTGCGTTCAGTTTTCCGGCCATGAGCATGGAATTTTGTTTGACTATTGAAAATAAATGA